One Streptomyces sp. NBC_00554 DNA segment encodes these proteins:
- a CDS encoding ABC transporter permease: MTQPASPPRPGDTRKVSPVDRTSPWRTLGARADVRTLSLLGVLAALILIGGITKPDEFLDTRNLQLVLTQASVIGVVTVGMTFVITSGGIDLSVGAIVALASVWATTVATQDFGFAGVLFTAVLVGVGCGLVNGMLIAYGAMVPFIATLAMLASARGLALQITDGKTQIVNIDGILKLGERDSYVLGIPPLVMVFAVVTIIGWLLLNRTTFGRRTVAVGGNAEAARLAGIDVRRQRLYLYLLSGLCCGIAAFLLIILSGSGQNTNGNLYELDAIAAAIIGGTLLSGGRGTIVGSVLGVLIFTTITNIFALNNLQSDVQQIAKGAIIVAAVLVQRRTASTT; the protein is encoded by the coding sequence ATGACGCAGCCAGCGTCACCTCCCAGGCCCGGTGACACCCGCAAGGTCTCGCCGGTGGACCGGACAAGCCCGTGGCGGACCCTCGGGGCCCGCGCCGACGTCCGTACGCTCTCCCTCCTCGGCGTGCTCGCCGCCCTGATCCTCATCGGCGGCATCACCAAGCCCGACGAGTTCCTCGACACCCGCAACCTCCAACTCGTCCTCACCCAGGCCTCGGTGATCGGCGTCGTCACCGTCGGCATGACCTTCGTCATCACCTCCGGCGGCATCGACCTGTCGGTCGGTGCGATCGTCGCCCTCGCCTCGGTGTGGGCGACGACGGTCGCCACTCAGGACTTCGGCTTCGCGGGCGTCCTCTTCACCGCCGTGCTCGTCGGCGTCGGCTGCGGCCTGGTCAACGGAATGCTCATCGCCTACGGCGCGATGGTCCCGTTCATAGCGACGCTGGCCATGCTCGCCTCGGCCCGCGGACTGGCCCTCCAGATCACCGACGGCAAGACGCAGATCGTCAACATCGACGGCATCCTCAAGCTCGGCGAGCGCGACTCGTACGTGCTCGGTATTCCGCCGCTGGTCATGGTCTTCGCCGTCGTCACGATCATCGGCTGGCTGCTCCTCAACCGCACCACCTTCGGCCGCCGCACGGTCGCGGTCGGCGGCAACGCGGAGGCGGCACGGCTCGCGGGCATCGACGTACGACGGCAGCGGCTCTATCTGTATCTGCTCTCCGGACTGTGCTGCGGTATCGCCGCGTTCCTGCTGATCATCCTGTCCGGCTCGGGCCAGAACACCAACGGCAACCTGTACGAACTCGACGCCATCGCGGCCGCGATCATCGGCGGCACGCTGCTCAGCGGGGGCCGCGGCACCATCGTCGGCTCGGTGCTCGGCGTCCTGATCTTCACCACGATCACCAACATCTTCG
- a CDS encoding sugar ABC transporter ATP-binding protein, with translation MASEPPLLTMSGITKSFPGVRALDGVDLDVQAGEVHCLLGQNGAGKSTLIKVLAGAHQPDDGTITWRGDHVTLRSPIAAMRLGIATIYQELDLVEGLSVAENVHLGHEPTAAGFVVRGKAAKESTAALLKRLGHSEIDPARLVGELSAAQQQIVSMARALSHDVRLIVMDEPSAALDPDEVDNLFRIVGDLTADGVAVVYISHRLEEIRRIGDRVTVLKDGRAVAGGLPAKSTPTREVVALMTGRNVEYVFPDRPVTRPPGEPVLQVQGLARAGEFEALDLDLRPGEIVGLAGLVGSGRSEILETIYGARKATHGQVLVEGRPLRPGSVRAAVRAGLGLAPEERKAQALLMLESVTRNVSVSSMSRFSRGGWIDRGAERGAAQAATRELSLRPDNPSALIRTLSGGNQQKAVLARWLLRGCRVLLLDEPTRGVDVGARAELYAVIRRLADEGLAVLLVSSEVPEVLGLADRVLVLREGRVVHTAPARELDEHRVLDLVMEGTSTS, from the coding sequence ATGGCATCAGAACCACCGCTGCTCACCATGTCCGGAATCACCAAATCGTTCCCCGGAGTCCGGGCCCTCGACGGCGTCGACCTCGACGTCCAGGCCGGCGAAGTGCACTGCCTGCTCGGCCAGAACGGCGCCGGGAAGTCCACCCTCATCAAGGTGCTGGCCGGCGCCCACCAGCCCGACGACGGCACCATCACCTGGCGCGGCGACCACGTGACCCTCCGGTCGCCGATCGCCGCCATGCGCCTCGGCATCGCCACCATCTACCAGGAACTCGACCTGGTGGAGGGCCTGTCGGTGGCCGAGAACGTCCACCTCGGACATGAACCCACGGCCGCCGGTTTCGTCGTACGGGGAAAGGCGGCGAAGGAGTCGACCGCCGCGCTGCTCAAGCGACTCGGTCATTCGGAGATCGATCCCGCGCGGCTCGTCGGTGAACTGTCCGCCGCCCAGCAGCAGATCGTCTCCATGGCGCGGGCGCTCTCCCACGACGTACGCCTCATCGTCATGGACGAGCCGTCCGCGGCCCTCGACCCCGACGAGGTCGACAACCTCTTCCGCATCGTCGGCGACCTCACCGCGGACGGTGTCGCCGTCGTCTACATCTCGCACCGCCTGGAGGAGATCCGCCGCATCGGCGACCGCGTGACCGTGCTGAAGGACGGGCGCGCGGTGGCGGGCGGGCTGCCTGCGAAGTCCACGCCGACACGTGAGGTGGTGGCGCTGATGACGGGCCGCAATGTCGAGTACGTGTTCCCGGACCGGCCCGTGACGCGGCCTCCCGGCGAACCTGTTCTCCAGGTCCAAGGCCTGGCCCGGGCAGGGGAGTTCGAGGCGCTCGACCTCGACCTGCGGCCCGGCGAGATCGTCGGACTTGCCGGGCTCGTCGGCTCAGGACGCTCCGAGATCCTGGAGACGATCTACGGGGCGCGCAAGGCGACACACGGCCAAGTCCTCGTCGAGGGACGGCCGTTGCGACCCGGCAGCGTACGCGCGGCGGTGCGTGCAGGTCTCGGACTCGCACCCGAGGAGCGCAAGGCGCAGGCCCTGCTGATGCTGGAGTCCGTCACCCGCAATGTGTCGGTGTCGTCCATGTCCCGCTTCTCACGCGGGGGTTGGATCGACCGGGGTGCCGAGCGGGGAGCCGCGCAGGCCGCGACGCGGGAGCTGTCGCTGCGTCCCGACAACCCCTCCGCCTTAATCCGGACGCTGTCCGGCGGCAACCAGCAGAAGGCCGTGCTCGCACGCTGGCTGCTGCGCGGCTGCCGGGTGCTGCTGCTCGACGAGCCGACCCGCGGCGTCGACGTCGGTGCCCGCGCAGAGCTCTACGCCGTCATCCGGCGGCTGGCCGACGAAGGCCTCGCCGTCCTGCTGGTCTCCAGCGAAGTGCCCGAAGTGCTCGGCCTCGCCGACCGGGTGCTCGTCCTGCGCGAGGGGCGGGTCGTCCACACGGCCCCGGCCCGGGAACTCGACGAACACCGCGTCCTCGACCTCGTCATGGAAGGAACGTCAACGTCATGA
- a CDS encoding ROK family protein gives MTARPANAHQARLLRLLRDGGPNSRAQLGDQVDLSRSKLAVEVERLLETGLVVADGLAASRGGRRSHNIRLAPALRFLGVDIGATSIDVAVTNAELEVLGHINQPMDVREGPVAVFEQVLAMAAKLRASGLAEGFDGAGIGVPGPVRFPEGIPVAPPIMPGWDGFPVREALSQDLGCPVMVDNDVNLMAMGEQHAGVARSVGDFLCVKIGTGIGCGIVVGGEVYRGTTGSAGDIGHIQAVPDGRPCACGNRGCLEAHFSGAALARDATEAAQQGHSTDLATRLEANGSLSAVDVAAAAAAGDATALDLIREGGNRTGQVIAGLVSFFNPGLVVIGGGVTGLGHTLLAAIRTQVYRQSLPLATGNLPIVLGELGPTAGVIGGARLISDHLFSPA, from the coding sequence ATGACGGCACGACCCGCCAACGCGCACCAGGCCCGGCTGCTGCGGCTGTTGCGTGACGGCGGCCCCAACTCCCGGGCCCAGCTGGGCGATCAGGTCGACCTCTCGCGGTCGAAGCTGGCCGTCGAGGTGGAACGGCTCCTGGAGACCGGGCTCGTGGTGGCCGACGGACTCGCCGCGTCCCGCGGTGGCCGTCGCTCCCACAACATCCGGCTCGCACCGGCGCTGCGCTTCCTGGGCGTCGACATCGGCGCGACCTCGATCGACGTGGCCGTCACCAACGCCGAGCTGGAAGTCCTCGGACACATCAACCAGCCCATGGACGTACGCGAGGGCCCGGTCGCGGTCTTCGAGCAAGTCCTCGCCATGGCCGCCAAGTTGAGGGCCTCGGGGCTCGCGGAGGGGTTCGACGGCGCCGGGATCGGCGTACCGGGACCCGTCCGCTTCCCCGAGGGCATCCCCGTCGCCCCGCCGATCATGCCCGGCTGGGACGGCTTCCCCGTCCGGGAGGCACTCAGCCAGGATCTCGGCTGCCCCGTCATGGTCGACAACGACGTGAACCTGATGGCCATGGGGGAGCAGCACGCGGGCGTCGCACGCTCCGTGGGCGACTTCCTCTGCGTCAAGATCGGTACGGGAATCGGCTGCGGCATCGTCGTCGGCGGAGAGGTCTACCGCGGTACGACGGGAAGCGCCGGCGACATCGGGCACATCCAGGCCGTGCCCGACGGCCGGCCCTGCGCCTGCGGCAACCGGGGCTGCCTGGAGGCCCACTTCAGCGGCGCCGCGCTCGCCCGCGACGCCACGGAGGCCGCCCAGCAAGGGCATTCGACGGATCTCGCGACCCGGCTGGAGGCGAACGGCAGCCTGAGCGCCGTCGATGTCGCCGCCGCGGCCGCCGCGGGAGACGCCACCGCGCTCGACCTGATCCGCGAGGGCGGAAACCGAACAGGTCAGGTCATCGCCGGCCTCGTCAGCTTCTTCAATCCGGGCCTGGTGGTGATCGGCGGTGGGGTGACGGGTCTCGGCCACACCCTGCTCGCCGCGATCCGCACCCAGGTCTACCGCCAGTCGCTGCCCCTGGCGACCGGCAACCTGCCCATCGTTCTCGGGGAGTTGGGCCCGACCGCCGGAGTCATCGGCGGGGCCCGGCTCATCAGCGACCACCTGTTCTCACCCGCGTAA
- a CDS encoding GntR family transcriptional regulator — MLSTGLPQGAVPKLERPGPLRDRVYEALLELITTRALAPGQHLVESELAGHLGVSRQPVREALQRLSTEGWVDLRPAQGAFVHEPTEEEADQLLTVRTLLEAEAARLAAANAGAEAIAALEELCAEGERAVAADDVDGAVATNARLHAKVMELAGNTVLAELAAQVDRRVRWYYTPVARQRGRQSWIEHRELIAAIAERDEQRATAVMRTHTEHTRKMYHEREK, encoded by the coding sequence ATGTTGTCGACAGGACTGCCGCAGGGTGCGGTACCCAAGCTCGAACGGCCCGGCCCGCTGCGCGACCGCGTCTACGAGGCGCTGCTCGAACTCATCACCACCCGCGCCCTGGCGCCGGGCCAGCATCTCGTCGAGAGCGAACTCGCCGGGCACCTCGGGGTGTCCCGGCAGCCGGTGCGCGAGGCCCTGCAGCGACTCAGCACCGAGGGATGGGTGGATCTGCGACCCGCCCAGGGTGCCTTCGTGCACGAGCCGACCGAGGAGGAGGCGGACCAGCTCCTCACGGTCCGTACGCTCCTGGAGGCCGAGGCCGCCCGGCTCGCCGCCGCGAACGCGGGCGCCGAGGCCATCGCCGCCCTCGAAGAGCTGTGCGCGGAGGGTGAGCGTGCGGTCGCGGCCGATGACGTGGACGGCGCGGTCGCGACGAACGCCCGGCTGCACGCGAAGGTCATGGAACTCGCGGGCAACACCGTCCTCGCCGAGCTGGCCGCACAGGTCGACCGGCGGGTCCGCTGGTACTACACGCCGGTCGCCAGGCAGCGCGGCCGGCAGTCCTGGATCGAGCACCGCGAGCTGATCGCGGCGATCGCGGAGCGTGACGAACAGCGCGCCACGGCGGTCATGCGCACGCACACGGAACACACGCGGAAGATGTACCACGAGCGGGAGAAGTAG
- a CDS encoding beta-ketoacyl-ACP synthase III, whose translation MNGSRIAAVGHYQPAKVLTNEDLAGLVDTSDEWIRSRVGIRTRHIAGPDEPVDELAAHAAAKALAAAGLTPSDIDLVLVATSTAVDRSPNMAARVANRLGIPSPAAMDINVVCAGFTHALATADHTVRAGAATRALVIGADKMSDVADWSDRTTCVLVGDGAGAAVVEATDEPGIGPVLWGSVPEMGNAVRIEGTPSRFAQEGQSVYRWATTQLPAIARKACERAGLAPEDLAGVVLHQANLRIIEPLAEKIGAVNAVVARDVVESGNTSAASIPLAFSKLVERGELSTGDPVLLFGFGGNLSYAGQVVRCP comes from the coding sequence ATGAATGGCTCACGGATCGCCGCCGTCGGTCACTACCAGCCCGCCAAGGTGCTCACCAATGAGGATCTGGCGGGCCTGGTGGACACCAGCGACGAGTGGATCAGAAGCCGGGTGGGCATCCGCACGCGGCACATCGCCGGTCCGGACGAGCCCGTCGACGAGCTGGCCGCACACGCCGCCGCCAAGGCGCTCGCCGCGGCCGGCCTGACCCCCAGCGACATCGACCTGGTCCTGGTCGCCACGTCCACGGCGGTCGACCGCTCCCCGAACATGGCCGCCCGGGTCGCCAACCGGCTCGGCATCCCCTCGCCCGCCGCGATGGACATCAACGTCGTCTGCGCGGGCTTCACCCATGCGCTGGCCACCGCGGACCACACCGTGCGCGCCGGCGCCGCGACCCGCGCCCTCGTCATCGGCGCCGACAAGATGTCCGACGTGGCGGACTGGAGCGACCGGACGACCTGTGTGCTCGTCGGCGACGGGGCGGGGGCCGCCGTGGTCGAGGCGACCGACGAGCCGGGGATCGGCCCGGTGCTGTGGGGCTCGGTGCCCGAGATGGGGAACGCGGTGCGGATCGAGGGGACGCCCTCGCGGTTCGCGCAGGAGGGGCAGAGCGTCTACCGCTGGGCGACGACCCAGCTCCCGGCCATCGCCCGCAAGGCCTGCGAGCGCGCGGGACTCGCCCCCGAGGACCTCGCCGGGGTCGTCCTGCACCAGGCGAACCTGCGCATCATCGAGCCCCTCGCCGAGAAGATCGGCGCGGTCAACGCCGTCGTCGCGCGTGACGTCGTCGAATCCGGGAACACCTCCGCGGCGAGCATTCCGCTCGCCTTCTCCAAGCTCGTGGAGCGCGGGGAACTCTCCACGGGCGACCCCGTCCTGCTGTTCGGCTTCGGTGGGAACCTGTCGTACGCCGGACAGGTCGTCCGTTGCCCGTGA
- a CDS encoding OFA family MFS transporter yields the protein MSPPVAPPGWSRWLVPPAALSVHLSIGQAYAWSVFKPPLESALDLSGTQSALPFQLGIVMLGLSAAFGGTLVERNGPRWAMTVALVCFSSGFLIAALGAATEQYWLIVFGYGFVGGIGLGIGYISPVSTLIKWFPDRPGMATGIAIMGFGGGALIASPWSAQMLESFGSDSSGIALAFLVHGLTYAVFMSLGVLLVRVPRGEKPVAAGPSALEGVQVSARNAVRTPQFWCLWVILCMNVTAGIGILEKAAPMITDFFADSSTPVSVSAAAGFVALLSAANMAGRIGWSSTSDLIGRKNIYRVYLGVGALMYASIAWFGDSSKPLFILCALVILSFYGGGFATIPAYLKDLFGTYQVGAIHGRLLTAWSLAGVLGPLIVNWIADRQEEAGKSGSSLYGLSFLIMIGLLAVGFVANELVRPVHVRHHIPAPREATDVQQQQSA from the coding sequence ATGAGCCCCCCTGTCGCACCCCCCGGCTGGAGCCGCTGGCTCGTCCCGCCCGCGGCCCTGTCCGTCCACCTTTCCATCGGCCAGGCCTACGCCTGGAGCGTCTTCAAGCCGCCGCTCGAATCCGCGCTCGACCTCAGCGGTACCCAGAGCGCGCTGCCCTTCCAGCTCGGCATCGTCATGCTCGGCCTGTCCGCCGCGTTCGGCGGCACGCTCGTGGAGCGCAACGGGCCGCGCTGGGCGATGACCGTCGCCCTCGTCTGCTTCTCCTCCGGCTTCCTGATCGCCGCGCTCGGCGCCGCCACCGAGCAGTACTGGCTGATCGTGTTCGGCTACGGATTCGTCGGCGGCATCGGCCTCGGCATCGGCTACATATCGCCGGTCTCGACCCTGATCAAGTGGTTCCCGGACAGGCCGGGCATGGCCACCGGCATCGCGATCATGGGCTTCGGCGGCGGCGCGCTGATCGCCTCGCCGTGGTCCGCGCAGATGCTGGAGTCCTTCGGCTCCGACTCCTCCGGGATCGCGCTCGCCTTCCTGGTGCACGGGCTGACGTACGCCGTCTTCATGTCGCTCGGTGTGCTGCTGGTCCGCGTGCCGCGCGGCGAGAAGCCCGTCGCCGCAGGACCGAGCGCCCTCGAAGGTGTGCAGGTCTCCGCCCGGAACGCCGTACGCACCCCGCAGTTCTGGTGCCTGTGGGTGATCCTCTGCATGAACGTGACCGCGGGCATCGGCATCCTGGAGAAGGCCGCCCCGATGATCACGGACTTCTTCGCGGACTCCTCCACACCGGTGTCGGTCTCGGCCGCGGCCGGATTCGTCGCCCTGCTCTCCGCGGCCAATATGGCGGGCCGTATCGGCTGGTCCTCGACGTCCGACCTGATCGGACGCAAGAACATCTACCGCGTCTACCTCGGTGTCGGCGCGCTGATGTACGCGTCCATCGCCTGGTTCGGCGACTCGTCCAAGCCCCTCTTTATCCTCTGCGCGCTGGTGATCCTCTCCTTCTACGGCGGCGGCTTCGCGACCATCCCCGCCTATCTGAAGGACCTCTTCGGCACCTACCAGGTCGGCGCGATCCACGGCCGGCTGCTCACCGCCTGGTCCCTGGCGGGTGTGCTCGGTCCGCTGATCGTGAACTGGATCGCCGACCGGCAGGAGGAGGCGGGCAAGTCCGGCTCCTCGCTCTACGGCCTGTCGTTCCTGATCATGATCGGCCTGCTCGCCGTCGGCTTCGTGGCCAATGAGCTCGTACGACCCGTCCACGTCCGGCACCACATCCCCGCCCCCAGGGAGGCCACCGATGTCCAGCAGCAGCAGTCCGCCTGA
- a CDS encoding 2-dehydropantoate 2-reductase, with protein sequence MKVAVLGAGAIGAYVGAALHRAGADVHLVARGPHLAAMRQHGVRVLSPRGDFTARAHATEDPAEIGPVDYVFLGLKANSYAACGPLIEPLLHDNTAVIAAQNGIPWWYFHQHGGPHDGQRIESVDPDGAVSAVLAPERAIGCVVYAATELEGPGVVRHLEGTRFSIGEPDRSLSKRCQEFSEAMQEGGLKCPVEQDLRNDIWLKLLGNISFNPISALSRATMRQMCLHGGTRKVIEIMMAETLAVAEALGCKVGISIERRLAGAERVGDHRTSTLQDLERGKPLELDVLLAAVVELAEITEVPVPTLRTVHAISDLLALRTAA encoded by the coding sequence GTGAAAGTCGCAGTTCTGGGCGCCGGTGCGATCGGCGCCTACGTCGGCGCCGCGCTGCACCGCGCAGGCGCCGATGTGCACCTCGTCGCCCGTGGACCGCATCTCGCGGCCATGAGGCAGCACGGAGTCCGCGTGCTCAGCCCCCGCGGTGACTTCACCGCGCGTGCCCACGCCACCGAAGACCCGGCCGAGATCGGTCCGGTCGACTACGTCTTCCTGGGCCTGAAGGCCAACTCGTACGCGGCGTGCGGGCCGCTGATCGAGCCACTGCTGCACGACAACACGGCGGTGATCGCCGCCCAGAACGGCATCCCCTGGTGGTACTTCCACCAGCACGGCGGGCCGCACGACGGCCAACGCATCGAGAGTGTGGACCCCGACGGCGCGGTCAGTGCGGTGCTCGCGCCCGAACGGGCCATCGGATGCGTGGTCTATGCCGCGACGGAGCTGGAAGGACCGGGAGTCGTACGCCATCTCGAAGGCACCCGGTTCTCCATCGGCGAGCCCGACCGGTCGCTCTCGAAGCGCTGTCAGGAGTTCAGCGAGGCCATGCAGGAGGGCGGGCTCAAGTGCCCGGTCGAGCAGGACCTGCGCAACGACATCTGGCTCAAGCTGCTCGGCAACATCTCCTTCAACCCCATCAGCGCGCTGTCCCGCGCGACGATGCGGCAGATGTGCCTGCACGGCGGCACGCGCAAGGTCATCGAGATCATGATGGCCGAGACGCTGGCGGTCGCGGAGGCCCTCGGCTGCAAGGTGGGCATCTCCATCGAGCGGCGGCTCGCCGGAGCGGAACGCGTCGGCGACCACCGCACCTCCACACTCCAGGACCTGGAGCGCGGCAAACCACTCGAACTCGACGTGCTGCTCGCGGCCGTCGTGGAGCTGGCGGAGATCACCGAGGTCCCGGTGCCGACGCTCCGTACCGTCCACGCCATCTCGGATCTCCTCGCGCTCAGGACCGCGGCATGA
- the fdhD gene encoding formate dehydrogenase accessory sulfurtransferase FdhD translates to MGRVTERRKVLRIRDGAISTRPDTLVAEEPLEIRLNGKPLAITMRTPGDDFALAAGFLVSEGVLGKADELQNIVYCAGATVDGSNTYNIVDVRTAPGLVMPDITLERNVYTTSSCGLCGKASLDAVRTTARWTINDTPPVRLEPELLARLPDRLRAAQQVFDRTGGLHAAALFTEEGELVDIREDVGRHNAVDKLVGRALQNGSLPLSRTVLLVSGRASFELAQKAVMAGIPVLAAVSAPSSLAVDLAAETGLTLVGFLRGASMNVYAGEHRIALRAAATQG, encoded by the coding sequence ATGGGACGAGTCACGGAACGACGCAAGGTGCTCCGAATACGGGACGGGGCCATCTCCACCCGGCCGGACACGCTCGTCGCCGAGGAACCCCTGGAGATCCGGCTCAACGGCAAACCCCTGGCCATCACGATGCGCACCCCGGGCGACGACTTCGCGCTGGCGGCGGGCTTCCTCGTCAGCGAGGGGGTGCTCGGCAAGGCGGACGAGCTGCAGAACATCGTGTACTGCGCGGGCGCCACGGTGGACGGCTCCAACACGTACAACATCGTCGACGTGCGGACGGCGCCGGGCCTGGTGATGCCCGACATCACGCTCGAACGCAATGTGTACACGACGTCCTCCTGCGGTCTGTGCGGCAAGGCGAGCCTGGACGCGGTCCGCACGACGGCCCGCTGGACGATCAACGACACTCCCCCGGTACGGCTGGAGCCCGAACTCCTCGCCCGCCTCCCCGACCGGCTGCGGGCGGCGCAGCAGGTCTTCGACCGGACCGGGGGTCTGCACGCGGCGGCGCTCTTCACCGAGGAGGGCGAGCTGGTCGACATTCGGGAGGACGTGGGCCGGCACAACGCGGTCGACAAGCTGGTCGGCCGCGCCCTGCAGAACGGCTCGCTGCCGCTGTCCCGGACGGTTCTGCTGGTCTCGGGGCGGGCCTCCTTCGAGCTGGCGCAGAAGGCGGTGATGGCGGGCATTCCGGTGCTCGCGGCGGTGTCGGCTCCGTCGTCCCTCGCCGTCGACCTGGCCGCCGAGACGGGCCTGACGCTGGTCGGGTTCCTGCGCGGCGCCTCCATGAACGTGTACGCGGGCGAGCACCGAATCGCCCTGCGGGCCGCGGCCACCCAGGGCTGA
- a CDS encoding isochorismatase family protein: MNAPEAEPRLALDPARTALVLVDLMDRIVGLPLEPRKGTEVLAVAEELAAEFRKAGALVVLVRVERPGIPSQPPGSELAAGLAAEGDVEIVKRTIGAFQGTGLDERLRERAVTTLVFGGVATNLGVESTARAAGDLGYDLVFVENAMAALTAPEHEAAVGLNFPRLGTVVTSSEVRFTAV, encoded by the coding sequence ATGAACGCACCCGAAGCCGAGCCCCGACTGGCCCTCGACCCCGCACGCACCGCCCTGGTGCTCGTCGATCTGATGGACCGCATCGTCGGGCTGCCCCTGGAACCCCGTAAGGGAACCGAAGTCCTCGCCGTGGCCGAGGAGTTGGCGGCCGAGTTCCGCAAGGCGGGGGCGCTCGTCGTGCTCGTCCGGGTGGAGCGGCCCGGGATTCCCAGTCAGCCGCCGGGCAGTGAACTCGCCGCCGGGCTCGCGGCAGAGGGTGACGTGGAGATCGTGAAGCGGACGATCGGCGCGTTCCAGGGCACCGGACTCGACGAGCGCCTGCGTGAACGCGCCGTCACCACCCTGGTGTTCGGTGGCGTCGCCACCAATCTGGGCGTCGAGTCCACCGCCCGCGCCGCAGGCGACCTCGGCTACGACCTCGTCTTCGTCGAGAACGCCATGGCCGCCCTCACCGCACCCGAGCACGAGGCCGCGGTGGGCCTGAACTTCCCGCGCCTGGGCACGGTCGTGACCTCGTCCGAGGTGCGCTTCACCGCTGTGTGA
- a CDS encoding MarR family winged helix-turn-helix transcriptional regulator — protein MSASLSAIRVLPSWLLDRAAAHGRALVAEALAAEGMKMWHHVALSAVSDLGPLAQAELGRRIRLDPKDLVGVLNDLQSAGLVVREPDPGDRRKNAVSITAEGHRLLKRCEKAAHKANDELLASFSAAEREQFMGLLIRISGTDG, from the coding sequence GTGTCTGCGTCTCTGTCCGCCATCCGTGTCCTCCCCAGCTGGCTCCTCGACCGGGCCGCCGCCCACGGCCGCGCGCTCGTCGCCGAGGCGCTGGCCGCCGAGGGCATGAAGATGTGGCACCACGTGGCGCTGTCCGCGGTCTCCGACCTCGGCCCCCTCGCCCAGGCGGAGCTGGGGCGCCGTATCCGGCTCGACCCCAAGGACCTGGTCGGCGTCCTCAACGACCTGCAGTCCGCCGGCCTGGTCGTCCGCGAACCGGACCCCGGGGACCGCCGCAAGAACGCGGTGTCGATCACCGCGGAAGGGCACCGCCTGCTGAAGCGCTGCGAGAAGGCGGCGCACAAGGCGAACGACGAGCTCCTCGCCTCGTTCTCGGCAGCCGAACGGGAGCAGTTCATGGGCTTGTTGATCCGGATTTCCGGTACGGACGGCTGA